One segment of Schistocerca nitens isolate TAMUIC-IGC-003100 chromosome 3, iqSchNite1.1, whole genome shotgun sequence DNA contains the following:
- the LOC126248724 gene encoding BET1 homolog: MRRAHAGQFYEPVPTNVDHGDILEEENEKMTALLRDKIHDLKAVTLEIGNEVKYQEKLLNHMADDFDRTGGFLKNTMNRVVRLGKGSHNHYILYLFIFSFSVFFTLWLVLKMR; encoded by the exons GACAGTTTTATGAACCAGTTCCTACAAACGTAGACCATGGAGATATtctggaagaagaaaatgaaaagatgACTGCACTATTAAGAGACAAGATTCATGATTTGAAAGCT GTTACACTTGAAATTGGAAATGAAGTGAAATACCAGGAGAAACTTCTAAACCACATG gCAGATGATTTTGACAGAACAGGTGGCTTCTTGAAGAACACAATGAATCGCGTCGTTCGTCTCGGGAAAGGAAGCCATAACCATTACATATTGTATCTGttcattttttcattttcagtCTTTTTTACGCTTTGGTTAGTTCTAAAGATGAGATGA